From a single Girardinichthys multiradiatus isolate DD_20200921_A chromosome 17, DD_fGirMul_XY1, whole genome shotgun sequence genomic region:
- the lrguk gene encoding leucine-rich repeat and guanylate kinase domain-containing protein isoform X10, translated as MTWDKLSCLLERQNIKLFIVNCPLRFSRHLLVKSMVYMYNDIMEDKLHEQLSVTPSEVCLTESLNAAEKLDCGELKENNKDGVLTEEMVSGGLSHLGCDLTGQQHVLCDVSLPGLNLRDISVLYNYVHLRKLELHHNNIKDLSCLSCMPHLIILDVSHNEISNFFEFQPLQYLQVANFSYNHIPDIKDLAGFFCLRKLDLDCNCLSEISGLEQCSMLTHLSLAYNKITKITLSSLPLTHLCLRGNQLKDTEGLENLQSLQVLDLSMNRITCLSGLQNLRFLCSINLEKNQILKIPDLRQVIGLPLLTNINLLENPVQEQPNYRLEVIFLHRHLTMLDQETVSVKEKVSSRNMFDPPMEVLAAIDHITHVVYQMGQPQILYHSTPPTAGYLYQMLVLTGPEGCGKEELAHRLCQEFGEYFGVGICHTTRKPFIGEENGIDYHFVSEADFQNLVHMGKFIQAMQYGAHLFGLTSYAIEDVAEEGLICCVHMELEGVFSLKKSCFKPRYILLVPTQVDKFISQLKSLNKYTPPQIDHAVQRVDLYLHTNEQRPGFFDNVIPCDDCEEAYQTLQQVVKDYLLVVEEEEGKSNCGLSSDRSVSGFYSAENPHPLLSRSRSETRASLSGSALDPSNSSFMPCFTNIQAKLNPSKISIVSPEQELASMRRREQLAREAVVGKRPGLFSQLFKRYKFTQKASSLQPYQDPGTCFQEDSSSASGTFKSLHSSMLEQTSELLKDRNLEFEAKSILPPIPTGNKTGEALKSPQLPRIDPKPPVKKNKGANVEG; from the exons ATGACATGGGATAAGCTAAGTTGCTTGCTTGAAAGGCaaaacattaaactgtttattGTAAATTGCCCACTTCGCTTTTCTAGGCATCTTTTAGTTAAGTCGATGGTTTATATGTATAATGACATAATGGAGGACAAATTACATGAGCAGCTTTCTGTGACGCCGTCGGAGGTATGCCTTACAGAGTCATTGAACGCAGCAGAGAAGTTAGACTGCGGCGAGCTAAAGGAAAACAACAAA GATGGCGTTTTGACTGAAGAAATGGTGTCTGGAGGTTTATCCCACCTTGGATGTGATCTGACTGGACAACAGCACGTTCTGTGTGACGTATCCCTACCT GGTCTCAATCTCAGAGACATATCCGTGTTATACAACTATGTCCATCTTCGTAAGTTAGAACTGCACCACAACAACATAAAGG ATTTATCCTGTTTGAGCTGCATGCCCCACCTTATCATCTTGGATGTGTCTCACAATGAAATCTCCAACTTCTTTGAATTCCAGCCACTCCAGTATCTACAG GTGGCCAATTTCTCATATAACCACATACCAGACATAAAGGATCTGGCCGGCTTTTTCTGCCTGCGTAAACTGGATCTGGACT GCAACTGCCTCTCTGAAATCAGTGGTCTTGAGCAATGTTCGATGCTCACTCATCTCAGCCTGGCttacaacaaaatcacaaaaatcaCACTGAGCAGTCTTCCTCTTACACATCTCTGCCTG aGAGGTAACCAGCTCAAGGACACTGAAGGGTTGGAGAACTTACAGAGCCTGCAGGTTCTTGATTTGTCTATGAATCGCATCACCTGTCTTTCAGGCCTTCAGAACCTCCGCTTTCTATGCTCCATCAACCTGGAGAAAAACCAG attttgaaaattccagatcTAAGGCAGGTTATTGGTCTACCACTGCTGACGAACATCAACCTGCTGGAAAACCCTGTGCAG GAGCAGCCTAACTACAGACTAGAAGTCATCTTTCTCCACCGGCATTTGACAATGCTAGACCAGGAGACAGTCAGTGTAAAAGAAAAG GTGTCTTCAAGGAACATGTTTGACCCTCCTATGGAAGTATTAGCAGCAATAGATCACATCACCCACGTAGTTTATCAGATGGGACAGCCACAGATCCTCTATCATAG TACACCACCTACTGCAGGCTACCTCTACCAAATGCTGGTGCTGACGGGCCCTGAAGGCTGTGGGAAAGAAGAGCTGGCTCACAGACTGTGTCAGGAGTTTGGTGAATACTTTGGTGTTGG AATCTGTCACACTACACGGAAACCCTTCATTGGAGAGGAGAATGGGATTGATTACCATTTTGTTAGTGAAGCAGATTTTCAAAACCTAGTTCACATG GGTAAGTTTATCCAAGCCATGCAGTATGGTGCCCATCTGTTTGGCCTCACCAGTTATGCTATAGAAGACGTAGCTGAAGAAGGACTGATTTGTTGTGTACACATGGAGCTGGAG GGTGTTTTCAGTCTAAAGAAGAGCTGCTTTAAGCCTCGATACATCCTCCTCGTACCCACCCAGGTGGACAAGTTCATAAGCCAGCTGAAAAGCCTTAACAAGTACACCCCACCACAGATTGATCATGCAGTGCAACGTGTGGACCTCTATTTACACACCAATGAACAACGTCCAGGATTCTTCGACAACGTTATTCCATGtg atgACTGCGAAGAAGCTTACCAGACCTTGCAGCAAGTGGTGAAGGACTACCTGTTAGTtgtggaagaggaggagggaaaGAGCAACTGTGGATTGTCTTCTGACAGGAGCGTTtcag gtttttattcagcagagaACCCACACCCACTACTGTCAAGATCACGATCGGAGACACGCGCATCTCTCTCAGGATCAGCCCTCGACCCCTCAAACTCATCCTTCATGCCCTGCTTTACAAATATCCAGGCAAAGCTCAACCCTTCAAAAATATCCATTGTGAGTCCTGAG CAGGAGCTTGCCTCCATGAGGAGGCGAGAGCAGCTGGCTAGAGAAGCTGTTGTTGGAAAGAGACCAGGGTTGTTCAGCCAGCTCTTCAAAAGGTACAA GTTTACACAAAAAGCTTCATCACTGCAACCTTATCAAGATCCTGGTACCTGCTTTCAGGAGGATAGCAg CTCAGCCAGTGGGACGTTTAAATCTCTACATAGCTCCATGCTGGAACAAACATCAGAATTGCTCAAAG ATAGAAATCTGGAATTCGAGGCAAAGTCCATCCTGCCTCCAATCCCAACTGGAAATAAGACAGGTGAAGCCCTCAAGTCACCTCAGTTACCCAGAATCGACCCAAAACCACCAGTCAAGAAGAACAAAGGTGCAAATGTGGAGGGATAG
- the lrguk gene encoding leucine-rich repeat and guanylate kinase domain-containing protein isoform X3, with amino-acid sequence MTWDKLSCLLERQNIKLFIVNCPLRFSRHLLVKSMVYMYNDIMEDKLHEQLSVTPSEVCLTESLNAAEKLDCGELKENNKDGVLTEEMVSGGLSHLGCDLTGQQHVLCDVSLPGLNLRDISVLYNYVHLRKLELHHNNIKDLSCLSCMPHLIILDVSHNEISNFFEFQPLQYLQVANFSYNHIPDIKDLAGFFCLRKLDLDCNCLSEISGLEQCSMLTHLSLAYNKITKITLSSLPLTHLCLRGNQLKDTEGLENLQSLQVLDLSMNRITCLSGLQNLRFLCSINLEKNQILKIPDLRQVIGLPLLTNINLLENPVQEQPNYRLEVIFLHRHLTMLDQETVSVKEKVSSRNMFDPPMEVLAAIDHITHVVYQMGQPQILYHSTPPTAGYLYQMLVLTGPEGCGKEELAHRLCQEFGEYFGVGICHTTRKPFIGEENGIDYHFVSEADFQNLVHMGKFIQAMQYGAHLFGLTSYAIEDVAEEGLICCVHMELEGVFSLKKSCFKPRYILLVPTQVDKFISQLKSLNKYTPPQIDHAVQRVDLYLHTNEQRPGFFDNVIPCDDCEEAYQTLQQVVKDYLLVVEEEEGKSNCGLSSDRSVSGFYSAENPHPLLSRSRSETRASLSGSALDPSNSSFMPCFTNIQAKLNPSKISIVSPEQELASMRRREQLAREAVVGKRPGLFSQLFKRFTQKASSLQPYQDPGTCFQEDSSSDMSHAGSLLSLSSSASGTFKSLHSSMLEQTSELLKDRNLEFEAKSILPPIPTGNKTGEALKSPQLPRIDPKPPVKKNKGANVEG; translated from the exons ATGACATGGGATAAGCTAAGTTGCTTGCTTGAAAGGCaaaacattaaactgtttattGTAAATTGCCCACTTCGCTTTTCTAGGCATCTTTTAGTTAAGTCGATGGTTTATATGTATAATGACATAATGGAGGACAAATTACATGAGCAGCTTTCTGTGACGCCGTCGGAGGTATGCCTTACAGAGTCATTGAACGCAGCAGAGAAGTTAGACTGCGGCGAGCTAAAGGAAAACAACAAA GATGGCGTTTTGACTGAAGAAATGGTGTCTGGAGGTTTATCCCACCTTGGATGTGATCTGACTGGACAACAGCACGTTCTGTGTGACGTATCCCTACCT GGTCTCAATCTCAGAGACATATCCGTGTTATACAACTATGTCCATCTTCGTAAGTTAGAACTGCACCACAACAACATAAAGG ATTTATCCTGTTTGAGCTGCATGCCCCACCTTATCATCTTGGATGTGTCTCACAATGAAATCTCCAACTTCTTTGAATTCCAGCCACTCCAGTATCTACAG GTGGCCAATTTCTCATATAACCACATACCAGACATAAAGGATCTGGCCGGCTTTTTCTGCCTGCGTAAACTGGATCTGGACT GCAACTGCCTCTCTGAAATCAGTGGTCTTGAGCAATGTTCGATGCTCACTCATCTCAGCCTGGCttacaacaaaatcacaaaaatcaCACTGAGCAGTCTTCCTCTTACACATCTCTGCCTG aGAGGTAACCAGCTCAAGGACACTGAAGGGTTGGAGAACTTACAGAGCCTGCAGGTTCTTGATTTGTCTATGAATCGCATCACCTGTCTTTCAGGCCTTCAGAACCTCCGCTTTCTATGCTCCATCAACCTGGAGAAAAACCAG attttgaaaattccagatcTAAGGCAGGTTATTGGTCTACCACTGCTGACGAACATCAACCTGCTGGAAAACCCTGTGCAG GAGCAGCCTAACTACAGACTAGAAGTCATCTTTCTCCACCGGCATTTGACAATGCTAGACCAGGAGACAGTCAGTGTAAAAGAAAAG GTGTCTTCAAGGAACATGTTTGACCCTCCTATGGAAGTATTAGCAGCAATAGATCACATCACCCACGTAGTTTATCAGATGGGACAGCCACAGATCCTCTATCATAG TACACCACCTACTGCAGGCTACCTCTACCAAATGCTGGTGCTGACGGGCCCTGAAGGCTGTGGGAAAGAAGAGCTGGCTCACAGACTGTGTCAGGAGTTTGGTGAATACTTTGGTGTTGG AATCTGTCACACTACACGGAAACCCTTCATTGGAGAGGAGAATGGGATTGATTACCATTTTGTTAGTGAAGCAGATTTTCAAAACCTAGTTCACATG GGTAAGTTTATCCAAGCCATGCAGTATGGTGCCCATCTGTTTGGCCTCACCAGTTATGCTATAGAAGACGTAGCTGAAGAAGGACTGATTTGTTGTGTACACATGGAGCTGGAG GGTGTTTTCAGTCTAAAGAAGAGCTGCTTTAAGCCTCGATACATCCTCCTCGTACCCACCCAGGTGGACAAGTTCATAAGCCAGCTGAAAAGCCTTAACAAGTACACCCCACCACAGATTGATCATGCAGTGCAACGTGTGGACCTCTATTTACACACCAATGAACAACGTCCAGGATTCTTCGACAACGTTATTCCATGtg atgACTGCGAAGAAGCTTACCAGACCTTGCAGCAAGTGGTGAAGGACTACCTGTTAGTtgtggaagaggaggagggaaaGAGCAACTGTGGATTGTCTTCTGACAGGAGCGTTtcag gtttttattcagcagagaACCCACACCCACTACTGTCAAGATCACGATCGGAGACACGCGCATCTCTCTCAGGATCAGCCCTCGACCCCTCAAACTCATCCTTCATGCCCTGCTTTACAAATATCCAGGCAAAGCTCAACCCTTCAAAAATATCCATTGTGAGTCCTGAG CAGGAGCTTGCCTCCATGAGGAGGCGAGAGCAGCTGGCTAGAGAAGCTGTTGTTGGAAAGAGACCAGGGTTGTTCAGCCAGCTCTTCAAAAG GTTTACACAAAAAGCTTCATCACTGCAACCTTATCAAGATCCTGGTACCTGCTTTCAGGAGGATAGCAg CTCTGATATGTCTCATGCCGGCTCATTGCTATCTCTTTCTAGCTCAGCCAGTGGGACGTTTAAATCTCTACATAGCTCCATGCTGGAACAAACATCAGAATTGCTCAAAG ATAGAAATCTGGAATTCGAGGCAAAGTCCATCCTGCCTCCAATCCCAACTGGAAATAAGACAGGTGAAGCCCTCAAGTCACCTCAGTTACCCAGAATCGACCCAAAACCACCAGTCAAGAAGAACAAAGGTGCAAATGTGGAGGGATAG
- the lrguk gene encoding leucine-rich repeat and guanylate kinase domain-containing protein isoform X8 gives MTWDKLSCLLERQNIKLFIVNCPLRFSRHLLVKSMVYMYNDIMEDKLHEQLSVTPSEVCLTESLNAAEKLDCGELKENNKDGVLTEEMVSGGLSHLGCDLTGQQHVLCDVSLPGLNLRDISVLYNYVHLRKLELHHNNIKDLSCLSCMPHLIILDVSHNEISNFFEFQPLQYLQVANFSYNHIPDIKDLAGFFCLRKLDLDCNCLSEISGLEQCSMLTHLSLAYNKITKITLSSLPLTHLCLRGNQLKDTEGLENLQSLQVLDLSMNRITCLSGLQNLRFLCSINLEKNQILKIPDLRQVIGLPLLTNINLLENPVQEQPNYRLEVIFLHRHLTMLDQETVSVKEKVSSRNMFDPPMEVLAAIDHITHVVYQMGQPQILYHSTPPTAGYLYQMLVLTGPEGCGKEELAHRLCQEFGEYFGVGICHTTRKPFIGEENGIDYHFVSEADFQNLVHMGKFIQAMQYGAHLFGLTSYAIEDVAEEGLICCVHMELEGVFSLKKSCFKPRYILLVPTQVDKFISQLKSLNKYTPPQIDHAVQRVDLYLHTNEQRPGFFDNVIPCDDCEEAYQTLQQVVKDYLLVVEEEEGKSNCGLSSDRSVSGFYSAENPHPLLSRSRSETRASLSGSALDPSNSSFMPCFTNIQAKLNPSKISIELASMRRREQLAREAVVGKRPGLFSQLFKRFTQKASSLQPYQDPGTCFQEDSSSDMSHAGSLLSLSSSASGTFKSLHSSMLEQTSELLKDRNLEFEAKSILPPIPTGNKTGEALKSPQLPRIDPKPPVKKNKGANVEG, from the exons ATGACATGGGATAAGCTAAGTTGCTTGCTTGAAAGGCaaaacattaaactgtttattGTAAATTGCCCACTTCGCTTTTCTAGGCATCTTTTAGTTAAGTCGATGGTTTATATGTATAATGACATAATGGAGGACAAATTACATGAGCAGCTTTCTGTGACGCCGTCGGAGGTATGCCTTACAGAGTCATTGAACGCAGCAGAGAAGTTAGACTGCGGCGAGCTAAAGGAAAACAACAAA GATGGCGTTTTGACTGAAGAAATGGTGTCTGGAGGTTTATCCCACCTTGGATGTGATCTGACTGGACAACAGCACGTTCTGTGTGACGTATCCCTACCT GGTCTCAATCTCAGAGACATATCCGTGTTATACAACTATGTCCATCTTCGTAAGTTAGAACTGCACCACAACAACATAAAGG ATTTATCCTGTTTGAGCTGCATGCCCCACCTTATCATCTTGGATGTGTCTCACAATGAAATCTCCAACTTCTTTGAATTCCAGCCACTCCAGTATCTACAG GTGGCCAATTTCTCATATAACCACATACCAGACATAAAGGATCTGGCCGGCTTTTTCTGCCTGCGTAAACTGGATCTGGACT GCAACTGCCTCTCTGAAATCAGTGGTCTTGAGCAATGTTCGATGCTCACTCATCTCAGCCTGGCttacaacaaaatcacaaaaatcaCACTGAGCAGTCTTCCTCTTACACATCTCTGCCTG aGAGGTAACCAGCTCAAGGACACTGAAGGGTTGGAGAACTTACAGAGCCTGCAGGTTCTTGATTTGTCTATGAATCGCATCACCTGTCTTTCAGGCCTTCAGAACCTCCGCTTTCTATGCTCCATCAACCTGGAGAAAAACCAG attttgaaaattccagatcTAAGGCAGGTTATTGGTCTACCACTGCTGACGAACATCAACCTGCTGGAAAACCCTGTGCAG GAGCAGCCTAACTACAGACTAGAAGTCATCTTTCTCCACCGGCATTTGACAATGCTAGACCAGGAGACAGTCAGTGTAAAAGAAAAG GTGTCTTCAAGGAACATGTTTGACCCTCCTATGGAAGTATTAGCAGCAATAGATCACATCACCCACGTAGTTTATCAGATGGGACAGCCACAGATCCTCTATCATAG TACACCACCTACTGCAGGCTACCTCTACCAAATGCTGGTGCTGACGGGCCCTGAAGGCTGTGGGAAAGAAGAGCTGGCTCACAGACTGTGTCAGGAGTTTGGTGAATACTTTGGTGTTGG AATCTGTCACACTACACGGAAACCCTTCATTGGAGAGGAGAATGGGATTGATTACCATTTTGTTAGTGAAGCAGATTTTCAAAACCTAGTTCACATG GGTAAGTTTATCCAAGCCATGCAGTATGGTGCCCATCTGTTTGGCCTCACCAGTTATGCTATAGAAGACGTAGCTGAAGAAGGACTGATTTGTTGTGTACACATGGAGCTGGAG GGTGTTTTCAGTCTAAAGAAGAGCTGCTTTAAGCCTCGATACATCCTCCTCGTACCCACCCAGGTGGACAAGTTCATAAGCCAGCTGAAAAGCCTTAACAAGTACACCCCACCACAGATTGATCATGCAGTGCAACGTGTGGACCTCTATTTACACACCAATGAACAACGTCCAGGATTCTTCGACAACGTTATTCCATGtg atgACTGCGAAGAAGCTTACCAGACCTTGCAGCAAGTGGTGAAGGACTACCTGTTAGTtgtggaagaggaggagggaaaGAGCAACTGTGGATTGTCTTCTGACAGGAGCGTTtcag gtttttattcagcagagaACCCACACCCACTACTGTCAAGATCACGATCGGAGACACGCGCATCTCTCTCAGGATCAGCCCTCGACCCCTCAAACTCATCCTTCATGCCCTGCTTTACAAATATCCAGGCAAAGCTCAACCCTTCAAAAATATCCATT GAGCTTGCCTCCATGAGGAGGCGAGAGCAGCTGGCTAGAGAAGCTGTTGTTGGAAAGAGACCAGGGTTGTTCAGCCAGCTCTTCAAAAG GTTTACACAAAAAGCTTCATCACTGCAACCTTATCAAGATCCTGGTACCTGCTTTCAGGAGGATAGCAg CTCTGATATGTCTCATGCCGGCTCATTGCTATCTCTTTCTAGCTCAGCCAGTGGGACGTTTAAATCTCTACATAGCTCCATGCTGGAACAAACATCAGAATTGCTCAAAG ATAGAAATCTGGAATTCGAGGCAAAGTCCATCCTGCCTCCAATCCCAACTGGAAATAAGACAGGTGAAGCCCTCAAGTCACCTCAGTTACCCAGAATCGACCCAAAACCACCAGTCAAGAAGAACAAAGGTGCAAATGTGGAGGGATAG
- the lrguk gene encoding leucine-rich repeat and guanylate kinase domain-containing protein isoform X9 yields the protein MTWDKLSCLLERQNIKLFIVNCPLRFSRHLLVKSMVYMYNDIMEDKLHEQLSVTPSEVCLTESLNAAEKLDCGELKENNKDGVLTEEMVSGGLSHLGCDLTGQQHVLCDVSLPGLNLRDISVLYNYVHLHLSCLSCMPHLIILDVSHNEISNFFEFQPLQYLQVANFSYNHIPDIKDLAGFFCLRKLDLDCNCLSEISGLEQCSMLTHLSLAYNKITKITLSSLPLTHLCLRGNQLKDTEGLENLQSLQVLDLSMNRITCLSGLQNLRFLCSINLEKNQILKIPDLRQVIGLPLLTNINLLENPVQEQPNYRLEVIFLHRHLTMLDQETVSVKEKVSSRNMFDPPMEVLAAIDHITHVVYQMGQPQILYHSTPPTAGYLYQMLVLTGPEGCGKEELAHRLCQEFGEYFGVGICHTTRKPFIGEENGIDYHFVSEADFQNLVHMGKFIQAMQYGAHLFGLTSYAIEDVAEEGLICCVHMELEGVFSLKKSCFKPRYILLVPTQVDKFISQLKSLNKYTPPQIDHAVQRVDLYLHTNEQRPGFFDNVIPCDDCEEAYQTLQQVVKDYLLVVEEEEGKSNCGLSSDRSVSGFYSAENPHPLLSRSRSETRASLSGSALDPSNSSFMPCFTNIQAKLNPSKISIVSPEQELASMRRREQLAREAVVGKRPGLFSQLFKRYKFTQKASSLQPYQDPGTCFQEDSSSDMSHAGSLLSLSSSASGTFKSLHSSMLEQTSELLKDRNLEFEAKSILPPIPTGNKTGEALKSPQLPRIDPKPPVKKNKGANVEG from the exons ATGACATGGGATAAGCTAAGTTGCTTGCTTGAAAGGCaaaacattaaactgtttattGTAAATTGCCCACTTCGCTTTTCTAGGCATCTTTTAGTTAAGTCGATGGTTTATATGTATAATGACATAATGGAGGACAAATTACATGAGCAGCTTTCTGTGACGCCGTCGGAGGTATGCCTTACAGAGTCATTGAACGCAGCAGAGAAGTTAGACTGCGGCGAGCTAAAGGAAAACAACAAA GATGGCGTTTTGACTGAAGAAATGGTGTCTGGAGGTTTATCCCACCTTGGATGTGATCTGACTGGACAACAGCACGTTCTGTGTGACGTATCCCTACCT GGTCTCAATCTCAGAGACATATCCGTGTTATACAACTATGTCCATCTTC ATTTATCCTGTTTGAGCTGCATGCCCCACCTTATCATCTTGGATGTGTCTCACAATGAAATCTCCAACTTCTTTGAATTCCAGCCACTCCAGTATCTACAG GTGGCCAATTTCTCATATAACCACATACCAGACATAAAGGATCTGGCCGGCTTTTTCTGCCTGCGTAAACTGGATCTGGACT GCAACTGCCTCTCTGAAATCAGTGGTCTTGAGCAATGTTCGATGCTCACTCATCTCAGCCTGGCttacaacaaaatcacaaaaatcaCACTGAGCAGTCTTCCTCTTACACATCTCTGCCTG aGAGGTAACCAGCTCAAGGACACTGAAGGGTTGGAGAACTTACAGAGCCTGCAGGTTCTTGATTTGTCTATGAATCGCATCACCTGTCTTTCAGGCCTTCAGAACCTCCGCTTTCTATGCTCCATCAACCTGGAGAAAAACCAG attttgaaaattccagatcTAAGGCAGGTTATTGGTCTACCACTGCTGACGAACATCAACCTGCTGGAAAACCCTGTGCAG GAGCAGCCTAACTACAGACTAGAAGTCATCTTTCTCCACCGGCATTTGACAATGCTAGACCAGGAGACAGTCAGTGTAAAAGAAAAG GTGTCTTCAAGGAACATGTTTGACCCTCCTATGGAAGTATTAGCAGCAATAGATCACATCACCCACGTAGTTTATCAGATGGGACAGCCACAGATCCTCTATCATAG TACACCACCTACTGCAGGCTACCTCTACCAAATGCTGGTGCTGACGGGCCCTGAAGGCTGTGGGAAAGAAGAGCTGGCTCACAGACTGTGTCAGGAGTTTGGTGAATACTTTGGTGTTGG AATCTGTCACACTACACGGAAACCCTTCATTGGAGAGGAGAATGGGATTGATTACCATTTTGTTAGTGAAGCAGATTTTCAAAACCTAGTTCACATG GGTAAGTTTATCCAAGCCATGCAGTATGGTGCCCATCTGTTTGGCCTCACCAGTTATGCTATAGAAGACGTAGCTGAAGAAGGACTGATTTGTTGTGTACACATGGAGCTGGAG GGTGTTTTCAGTCTAAAGAAGAGCTGCTTTAAGCCTCGATACATCCTCCTCGTACCCACCCAGGTGGACAAGTTCATAAGCCAGCTGAAAAGCCTTAACAAGTACACCCCACCACAGATTGATCATGCAGTGCAACGTGTGGACCTCTATTTACACACCAATGAACAACGTCCAGGATTCTTCGACAACGTTATTCCATGtg atgACTGCGAAGAAGCTTACCAGACCTTGCAGCAAGTGGTGAAGGACTACCTGTTAGTtgtggaagaggaggagggaaaGAGCAACTGTGGATTGTCTTCTGACAGGAGCGTTtcag gtttttattcagcagagaACCCACACCCACTACTGTCAAGATCACGATCGGAGACACGCGCATCTCTCTCAGGATCAGCCCTCGACCCCTCAAACTCATCCTTCATGCCCTGCTTTACAAATATCCAGGCAAAGCTCAACCCTTCAAAAATATCCATTGTGAGTCCTGAG CAGGAGCTTGCCTCCATGAGGAGGCGAGAGCAGCTGGCTAGAGAAGCTGTTGTTGGAAAGAGACCAGGGTTGTTCAGCCAGCTCTTCAAAAGGTACAA GTTTACACAAAAAGCTTCATCACTGCAACCTTATCAAGATCCTGGTACCTGCTTTCAGGAGGATAGCAg CTCTGATATGTCTCATGCCGGCTCATTGCTATCTCTTTCTAGCTCAGCCAGTGGGACGTTTAAATCTCTACATAGCTCCATGCTGGAACAAACATCAGAATTGCTCAAAG ATAGAAATCTGGAATTCGAGGCAAAGTCCATCCTGCCTCCAATCCCAACTGGAAATAAGACAGGTGAAGCCCTCAAGTCACCTCAGTTACCCAGAATCGACCCAAAACCACCAGTCAAGAAGAACAAAGGTGCAAATGTGGAGGGATAG